The genomic stretch ttttgagtcctgtagatagggttatgtttaggacttctttcctatttctagttataaaggttgggcttgaccctctattctctaacactaggtcattgctgaacataaactgtagaagttcctcacctctcttGTTTATGTTTGGGCTTCTCCAATACGcatggtgagcattgcagtcgcagCTGAGAATGAGGGTCGAACCTCTGTCTCTGCAGCcctgcaatagtctttctatttctttcggtgggcagcttgttgacaggttggggaagtaggctgaggctatagtaacctctctgTCCCCTTGCGGTGAAGCCAccttcactgtagccgccaccagatctcttgttattagatctgtaatcggaaaggctgttattagttttgaagttagaatacaagttcttgggttttcaattgttcgatcatAAATGCGATTACCTACCTGAGTAGTcagtcctctgatgcaacctctattgatccaaggctcctggattagggcgatatccaggcctgttgagataaaccttcttcccaagatgtcagttgcgccctttgcatggtgtaggtttatctgtattaggcgcatacttacgcctttttCCCACCTCCCCCAGGTGGTCCATCGCCGTCTCTTCTTTTGGATTGCTTGGAGACTTTgtccccttttcttcctcgagcCGAGACGGATGGTCCTTTGAGAGAAGGTCCCCTCTTCAAGAAGAGAGAACAGGTTGGTTTATGAACTTCGACCGCTTGTGGAGTAGACCTTTCaggtaaggtatgtacagattgctctgacaccttcgtggcctCCTCCACTTCCATTTCTTCAGTGGTGCTTTTTTCTGTGGTGACCGTCTCAGATTTCTCTGAAGTCCCCTCTTCCCTTGTGGGTTGTTCTGTGTTTCCTTGGTGTTTCTTTTTCAGTCCAAGCTGAACTTTTCCAAACTTGTAGCCGACCCATGGACCTTCCTTCTCAAGCTTGTTCGCTGTAGTGCAATCGACTGCCAGGGTGAGTAGAACGGACTTCCCCTCGTCGCTTCTACGCAGAACGTTCCATTCTCCGACAGATAGCtctttgttttgtccttttaGGAGCTTCATTATCTTGTCGGTAGTATCGTGTGTACTATcaggaagatagacagtcgcAATTCTCGCGCGAGGGATTTCTTCCTCTGGTACTATCCTTAGACTGGCCTCTTCCCAAGGCTTGAGGGAGTCTTGCTTTCCTTTAAGCCATTCAGCTGTTTCAGTGTTTTCGCAGGTAAAGATTAGAACCCCTTGTCTCCTGTTGATAccgtagaatcttggagagtTGGGACCCTCCTGTTCTTCCACGATAGCTTCCAGGATGAAGCTCTGGATCATCTCCATCTGTTCCGTTGTGAGTAGGGTCTCGGGAAAATTGGAGTGTAAAACCCCCACTCTTATACCAGCTACCGCTTATTTGTAGGAAGGTTTCTGGGGTTGTCCAGATTGCTCCTTGTGTTCCCCTTGATTTCCTTCGTTCTTTGTTTTTTTCCTCTGATGGGCCTCCGGAGTGGAtccatcagagtgaggtcttttCGGTTTCTTTCCCtccttttgtttgtttaattttttgtttctttcttctGGAATTGGTTTTAGGGCCAATTCCCTGGCTTCTTCTTGGGAGTACCCTCTTTTTCGAAACCAGACCATGCGTTTCCCGGCGGCTCCACTTAACTTAGGCAGTACTGGGAGCTGTCTCTCGACTTTTGCTCCCTCTTCCTTCTGGTGATCGCCCTCCAGTATTGCATCGGTTTCGACTCTGACCGAGTCGGAGGCTTTTGGACTTCTAGGAAGTCCGCCTGTTTTTTGGGTTTGTTCAGGATTGCTAGGGTCAGAGCCCATCATCAATCCCTCTATGTTTCGTgaattttcattcactttttgaGTGCTACAAGAGCTCTCTGGTTTTGTTTGGTTGTCTTTAAATTCTGTACTCattgtgttcccacgagtagcggagatctaaaggtcaccccaagcattgtcccgctctacttggggaaggctaggtttaaactggaggtcgccaggtatccagagttcgcatattAACGACCAAGCTCTGCCTTGATCacgcagccctcggcatatgctgttccaccttggcttggatacAGAGAGAAACTAGATTTAGAATAGTTTAAGATAGATTGTTGGGAAGATTACCCGACAGGTGAGAGTagtaggaaaataaaattaaatattgtgggATAGTTTACAGAAAGCCCgccagatcagctcagcctgatcggaaTTATCAAAAAAGACAAGAtttggatcaggcagttcccaggtgcaCGCGCACGAAAAATACAGCACTTGAGAAGAGATAAGGTGGCTGTGCATGTGCTTCGTGGacgctctggcttggcacatgtgttggggtatgaagaccccgCCACTTCCGCACCCTAGATTAGAGGTT from Homalodisca vitripennis isolate AUS2020 chromosome 2, UT_GWSS_2.1, whole genome shotgun sequence encodes the following:
- the LOC124355532 gene encoding uncharacterized protein LOC124355532, translating into MEMIQSFILEAIVEEQEGPNSPRFYGINRRQGVLIFTCENTETAEWLKGKQDSLKPWEEASLRIVPEEEIPRARIATVYLPDSTHDTTDKIMKLLKGQNKELSVGEWNVLRRSDEGKSVLLTLAVDCTTANKLEKEGPWVGYKFGKVQLGLKKKHQGNTEQPTREEGTSEKSETVTTEKSTTEEMEVEEATKVSEQSVHTLPERSTPQAVEVHKPTCSLFLKRGPSLKGPSVSARGRKGDKVSKQSKRRDGDGPPGGGGKKA